The genomic region CGCCGCCTGGGCGCTTCGGATTTTTGCGGAGTCCGCGAGcccgctccggcgccttctccgccGACAACTGGTTTCGCGAGAAACGTCTCATCCTTGCcaccttcgacaccgcagaggaggcggcccgcgcgctcgacgcggcggcgtggcacctcctaaggcctcgtcgggatatgaattttcccaacgtgtcgagccagcgggcgcaggatctggcgcctctcccgcggcttttcaccgacgaggatcgtcgtgtccaccggaggcggcagcgtcgcctcgccatcgtAGGGAAGGACGTGgaagccttggtggtgtggcacggaggcttcccgcaggacatcgtcgACGAGCGCCAGGTCTACAAGCAATTGAGATCGGAGAgggacgcgaggaggagggagcgagccgcctatcgggaggacaagTGTTCGCGAAAGCAGGCAACTCAATTGAAACTGAAGCTACGAAAAACGGCGGGTTGGGACTTTGAAGACGAGGCGTAtgctgacgcctacattcagacatcggaggaggacattaccgagtcagAGTCAGAAATCGACGAGTAGTGGTCTTTTCTTTTTATCTATGTACGCTAGAATTATCTATGTATCCATTTTTATCTGAAAAAATGGTCGGCGACGTAGTAGGCGGGCGAAGGTGTGAATCCAATATGCCACCGATCAGCGGACCCGGTGAAGAAAGAGGGCGAGCGCGCGCGTCCGTCTTTTGTCCGCGTCGATGCAAATCAGACTCAAAAATAGGTcgggaatgggtcggcaggcggacgaaaaCGGACGCGCGTCCATTTGTTCGGCGCATTTGCCCGGTTTTTTTGTCCGCGTCGACCCAAACAAACGGCCGCGGACGAAATggatcgccccattggagttgctctaacagcGAGGCATTGGTGATTGGGCAATCTAAACAAAAATCGAGTACTTTCATTTATTTATTTCACCTTGAAAATCAAATTTGCTCCCCAAACTTTGCCCAAACCCACTGCCTCACTAGATCTTCTTTTGAGCACCTACTCCACGTTCAATAGACGCGGAGCTCCTAGTCGGCGCCTTATGCCCTAGCCAGGAGTTCTGGCGCCCACTAGCGTATAGCAATAGGCCGGCCCATTACCTACTAGCGATGCAGCCTCTCTCCTGGCCACATTTGGTTCCTCGGTCAACTGTTGACTTCAAAAAACATAATTTTCAAAGAAAATCCTCAAAAAAATCAAAGTTAATCctggatttaaaaaatgttcattttttttaaaatataacAAACtgcaaaaaagttcacaaatttgaaaaaaaatcacaaatctgagaaaagttcacgcatttaagaaaaacaaaaaagaacaagAACAACAAAAAAGAAACTGACCATTGAACTGAGAAAAACCGGTTttggaagcttcccaaaaccggggGCTTCCCGAACTGAAGAGAATAAAAGGAAAAAATAAGTTAGCGGGCACAAACGGTCGAGATGTCCTACAGTAGTTACCGCGGTATACTCTAAACAAAGAGGTCTCGTGTTTGAATCCGTCGCGAGCACCCTTTTTATGAAGTTTAACAGAAACGAAGAAACGTAAATGGACAAGCCCAACATCGAGGGAGCGGGGGTGCGCCCTGTACCATTATGCCTATTACGGGCCGCCTCCCTAGAGCACACACTAATCGTTGTTGTGTCTAATAGAGATACTGCACGAACATTGGAAGCATTCCAGCCTATTTCACTGCAGAATTGCCCAGTTATATCAATTGGAAAAAAAAATATCAATTGAAAAATCTCTCACAAACAAAAACCCTACATAGGCATGAGGCCCACCATGGCGTCCTTGGGGCATGCGGAGCAGCGTAAGTGTGAACAGTAGCTTAATGGAATCCCGAGCAAAGTGTTCAATGGAATCCAACTCGTGGAAAAGGTTTGGCTTGTGCAGTTAAACGCAAAGAGCTTAATGGAATCTAGCTCTTGAAAAAGGTTTGGTAGAGTTACTCCATGAGTACAACAATTCTTATCCTGTAGGTCAAAATGGTTGGTTGAGTGAGGCTTGGACTAGGATGGCAAAAATATTCCATACAAAAGTTCACAAAGATTCAAGTTTAAGAAAAGCAGAAAGAGATGAAGAGAGAGTAAATGCTTCTCAAGAAAACCCGGAAACAAATTGGTGCTAGTTTTAACTTCCACACATAGCTGATTGAAGCCGACTCATTTCTTCGGAACAATATGATCACCATAACTTCTATTTTACCTAATTTCATCTTTCCAACTTGTAATTTGCATTCCAAGTTTACCATAATGCATGTTCACCATAAGTTATATTCAATGTTATCATAATGCATGTTCGAGTATTCATTTTCTTATATCATCCTCATGACTAAAAaatagtattcatttttttatattcATCCTCATGACTAAAAATTAGGAATTTTTTAACCATACTGTTTTCTCCATTTGTTTTGATAAGTTACCTTTTGATAATAAGTTCAACGATAATGTATCGTTGCCAAAATGTATATTAATTATTTGTTAATTTAAGTAAATTTTGCAGATCagttggacatctgagcagctctcggtaaaaaagacaaattcagggtcTATAAAAAAGTTTAATGTTCATGCACTGTTTTAATCCGATTTGTCTTTTGTGGTGGGTGCTACTCAGATGttcaaatgacctgaaaattggaACGAATCTCATGCAATAAATCTTCTACCATGCAAAATTATTTTGGATTtttaatttattttgaattttttatgtttttttaactAGATGCAGATAAGTCTGGGCACTGAAACGCTGCACTCACAAAGTTCATAAAATTTGAGGTAAATGTCTTTTTTAAAAAGTTGTTTTCAAGAGGGAACAATGTCCATGTGCTTGGATCTTGATCGGAGCCCGGAGCTGCATCGATCAGCACGCCTGAATTAAATAGCAGCAGTATCCCACTCCGGTTGACTCCGGTCCGAAAGCGGGTCCACCAACCAGCGACACCGACCGCACCGCTTATTCAAACCCCTCCGTCCGCTTCCCCACTCCGCCCGAAGGAACGTTGCCCCCGACCGACCGCAGTCCGCGACCAAGATGCTCCCTTTCCTCTGCctcctcgccgcctccgccgccgcgctgcGGCACCACCACGCGGCCGCCGACGTGCCCCCGTCCAACAAGCTCATCTTCATCCTCGCCGGCCAGTCCAACATGGCCGGCCGCGGCGGGGTGACCGGCACGCACTGGGACGGCGTGGTGCCGCCGGACTGCGCGCCCTcggcctccgtcctccgcctctccCCCTCGCTGCGCTGGGAGCAGGCCAGGGAGCCGCTGCACCAGGGCATCGACGGCAACCGCACCTGCGGGGTCGGCCCCGGGATGTCCTTCGCCAACGCCGTGCTCCgctccggcggcgcgcgcggcgccgccgtcgccctcgtgcCCTGCGCCGTCGGCGGCACGCGGATGGCCGAGTGGGGGAAAGGGTCGGAGCTGTACGCGGACATGGTGCGGCGCGCCCGGGTCGCCGTGGAGACCGGGGGGCGGATCGGGGCCGTGCTGTGGTACCAGGGCGAGAGCGACACCGTGCGCTGGGCCGACGCCAGCGAGTACGCGCGCCGGATGGGCGCCCTCGTCCGCGACCTCCGCCAGGACCTCGCCATGCCCCACCTCCTGCTCATCCAGGTCCGTCCACCGCCATCTCGATCCATTATGTTGCTTCATTCATTCTTCTTGATTTACTCATTTAATATTCTAGATCTGTATCATCTGCATGATCTGGAGGTCGAATGGTTCGTTGTGTCAGTGGAGGGACTGTAAAGCTAGCAGCTttacttgtcacttgggcatggtTGGTGGTGATCTTCCTTTCCATGAGAAGCAAAGAACATTCCACTCCTTTTTTTGTTAGTGGGCGTACACGTAGAGCAGAGTTGGTAGTAGTCGTTGGCCTAACATTCATTTGCGTAGACAGAGGACATAGTACAGCTGAAGCCACACTATATGTGCACCTGGTCCTAGCGAAGAGACTGGAGTAGTAATACGCCATGGGTACTAGCTACTGGGCATGTTTGTCAAAGAATTAGACAAACCTAGTGAAGTCCTGTTTTGGTTGCAGCTGCATCTCCCAAATTGGGTACCCGAGGTTAGCCGAGTATCTCAAATGCAGAGCAGCAACGTTTATACATGGAACCATCTAAATTTGGAGCATCATCTATTGTCTCCACTCCAGCAATTAGATGTAGATGCATACAGAAAATACTAGCTTTGGGCAGCAGTGGTGTCTATGCGCTCATTTCTCATAGATTTTATCGATCTTTTGACGATTCAGGTTGGGCTGGCATCAGGGCTTGGGCAGTACACCGAAGTCGTAAGGGAAGCTCAGAAGGGCTTAAAACTTCGGAACGTGAGGTTTGTCGACGCGATGGGGTTGCCGTTCCAAGACGGCCATCTGCATCTGAACACCCAGGCTCAGGTCCAGCTGGGACATATGCTGGCTCAGTCCTATTTAACTTATGGTACATTCAAACACTAGTTCTCCCTGTACCTCCAAAGAGATCCATTATTTTTTTGTTCTCTACTTTAGTTAATTTCCTCTCTGAACTCTTGGTTGAGCACATTGGATTGGGTATAAACATGCCAATGTAATTCAGTACAAGTTCTCCATGATCAATGAGTACGGAGAACCTCCGGAATCTTGCAGCTTCATAATGGAAGCTGCTCCCTTTTTGCCTATTACGTTTGAGAATCATAGCAATTCTAGTGATTGTGCATTGTAAGCATAAGAAGAAAAATCATCTAGCACACAGAGTGGTACTGAATTTGAGATAATGCATCGATAAAATTCAGTAGACCATGAATAATGATGTCCAGTGCATACTTAAAACCAATCAAACCATCAGAACAAATAACGTGTGACTGAATCTGTTACAAAACTTGGAAGCTTTTTTAGTATTATTTGGATTTATTGAGCTCGTGTTTCATTGAGAGGCATTCTTTAGAGCTGTGTAGAAAAATACAGAATAAGCTTTGGCATAGTAACGTTCCCAATACTGGTACCAAACAATGCAAATTCCAGCCCTATATACTCAATTTGCAATGGCTGTGCAATGCTGAGATGTTGACCAACTATGCAACCGACCCGAGTACTATCAACGTCTGTAATGTGATGACCAGGCAGGTGTAAGTGTTACAATTGAGGTTTGAGGAGTGCCTGGTGATACTGGTAATGCTTCTCACCTTGATCATCCAAGTGTGGATTCAGAAAACACAAGGTGTGGACTCATCTATTGGAGATGAAGTGACCTCATTCATTGATAAAACACATGACATTGGCATGATGGCGACTCTTAGTTATACTGGTGTTTTAatttgatagcgacttacgaagaTTATAATTCTCTAGTCAGTTCAAATAGCATCATATTTATTCCTCTCTTGTTTCCCTTTTTCTGGGGTGCTAGGGCATGCACATCCTCTTCGAACACCCACACCATGGTGGCTGCAACTTACTACCTTGGCTTGTTGCTTCATTGTTCTTTGGAGGGAGCCATACACATCTGTGCTTATATAATCAAACAAACAGAGGAGGTTGAAGAAGAAAGCTACTGGGCTCTGCACATAACCATATACCAATACATAGGCAATGCGATGCCGATACATAGAAGATTCATTCTTTCAGgtgtatatatacacacacattcaGAAGAAAAGAAACACTCATAGAGATCATATATACAGTAGAAGATTTTACGACACATTTTGGTTTCTCCTCTGGTAAACCTGGCTAACTCTAGTGTATGTATGCAAGCAAAGTCAGCATAGATGGAAAAATGATCTGATTTATTGAGCTTGTGTATTTTCTGGTAATCTTAGTCATTGATAAGAACACTTGAGGACGTACATGCTCATGACAACAATTCTTAGTTATAGTACCAGTATCTGATTTGATGGGGAAATAAGTCAAAATAAGAGTGAGTATGATAGTATAAATTATTTTTCTGGTCAGTTCAAATAGAAGCATGTTTGCTCCtctccggtaccataaacccatcatataccttcctcaaaacagccatcatacctacctatcatgacatttccatagtcattctgagatatattgtcatgcaacttccatcatcatcatatacatgacttgagcattcattgtcatattgctttgcatgatcgtaagatagctagcatgatgttttcatggcttgtccgttttttgatgtcactgctacgctagatcattgcacatcccggtacaccgccggaggcattcatatagagtcgtatctttgttctagtatcgagttgtaagtaaataaaagtgtgatgatcatcattattagagcattgcctcagtgaggaaaggatgatggagactatgattaccccacaagtcgggatgagactccgaactttaaaaataaataaaagaggccaaagaaacccaaataaaaaaaagaggccaaagaagcccaccaaaaaaacacaacaacaaaaacaacaaaatgagagaaaaagagagaagaggcaatgttactatccttttaccatacttgtgcttcagagtagcaccatgttcttcatataaagagactcttgagttatcactttcatatactagtgagaattttcattatagaacttggcttgtatatttcgatgatgggcttcctcaaacgcccgaggtcttcatgagcaagcaaattggatgcacacccacttagttttcagtctgagctttcatacacttatagctcttagtgcatccgttgcatggcaatccctactcactcacattgatatctattgatgggcatctccatagcccgttgatacgcctagttgatgtgagattatcttctcctttttgtcttttccacaaccaccattctattccacctatagtgctatgttcatggctcacgctcatgtattgcgtgaaagttgaaaagatttgggaacgtcaaaagtatgaaacaattgcttggcttgtcatcggggttgtgcatgatgtgagtattttgtgtggtgaagatggagcatagccagactatatgattttatagggataactttctttggccatgttattttgaaaagacatgattgctttattagtaggcttgaagtattattgtttttatgtcaaatgatagactattgctttgaatcactcgtattttaatattcatgccatgattagatatgtgattaagattatgctaggtagcattccacatcaaaaattatcttttttatcatttacctactcgaggacgagcaggaattaagcttggggatcctgatacgtctccgtcgtatctataattttgattgtttcatgccaatattctacaactttcatataattttggcaaccttttatactatttttggggactaacatatttatccagtgcccagtgccagttcctgtttgttgcatgttttatgtttcgcagaaacctcatatcaaatggaattcaaacgggataaaaacggacggagaatatttttggagtatttggagaatatgggaagaaaatcaacgtgagatggtgcccgagggaggcacgaggcagggggggcgcgcccctgaccctcgtgggcccctcgtaaggtggttgttgctattcttttgccgcaagaaagctatttttcagAAAAAAATCTCGGCGGAGGTTTCAGTCCAATCAaagttacagatctccatatatatatatacgaaacggagAAAGGGCAATCAggggaacgcagaaatagagagagacagagagacaaatcctatctcggaggggctctcgcccctcccacaccatagagaccaaggaccagaggggaaacccttctcccatctagggaggagggcaaggaagaagaaggagggggggctctctccccctcgcttcccgtGGCGCCGGAGTAacaccaggggccatcatcatcaccgcaatcttcaccaacaacttcaccgccatcatcaccaactcttccccctctatgcagcggtgtaaaccatcttttacccgctgtaatctctacttaaacatggtgctcaacgctatatattatttcccaatgatgtatggctatcctatgatgtttgagtaga from Triticum aestivum cultivar Chinese Spring chromosome 4A, IWGSC CS RefSeq v2.1, whole genome shotgun sequence harbors:
- the LOC123087487 gene encoding probable carbohydrate esterase At4g34215; translation: MLPFLCLLAASAAALRHHHAAADVPPSNKLIFILAGQSNMAGRGGVTGTHWDGVVPPDCAPSASVLRLSPSLRWEQAREPLHQGIDGNRTCGVGPGMSFANAVLRSGGARGAAVALVPCAVGGTRMAEWGKGSELYADMVRRARVAVETGGRIGAVLWYQGESDTVRWADASEYARRMGALVRDLRQDLAMPHLLLIQVGLASGLGQYTEVVREAQKGLKLRNVRFVDAMGLPFQDGHLHLNTQAQVQLGHMLAQSYLTYGHAHPLRTPTPWWLQLTTLACCFIVLWREPYTSVLI